The following coding sequences lie in one Ostrinia nubilalis chromosome 2, ilOstNubi1.1, whole genome shotgun sequence genomic window:
- the LOC135078172 gene encoding arginine/serine-rich coiled-coil protein 2-like produces MSLNGGMEAEGDEEKKKKINEDVIVFLRKRSETNAPKYAARLKTYVDLQHKRRRAAAARRHSEQMLRRTTSSRKRNEMETNKTGEVTDHRGGDEDETRVGKRRGDKNMNSRSFSRSRSGEPSDRCGRRRRKRRRSCGRRRKKRRRRRSCGRRRRRRRKRSCSRRRRRRSCRRRRKKRRRRRC; encoded by the coding sequence ATGAGCCTCAACGGCGGCATGGAGGCCGAAGGAGACgaggagaagaagaagaagatcaaCGAGGATGTCATAGTCTTCCTCAGGAAGCGCAGCGAGACCAACGCGCCCAAGTATGCCGCCCGGTTGAAGACCTACGTCGACCTCCAGCATAAAAGACGTCGGGCGGCCGCTGCCAGGCGCCACTCCGAGCAGATGCTCAGAAGAACTACGTCTTCTAGAAAACGGAATGAGATGGAAACGAACAAGACCGGCGAGGTGACAGATCACCGCGGAGGGGACGAAGACGAAACTCGCGTGGGGAAGCGTCGCGGGGACAAGAATATGAACAGCCGTTCGTTTTCTCGTTCGCGGTCTGGGGAGCCGTCAGACAGGTGCGGGCGTAGACGTAGGAAACGCCGTAGAAGCTGCGGGAGGCGTAGAAAgaagcgccgccgccgccgtagCTGCGGTAggcgtcgccgccgccgccgcaaacGCAGCTGCAGCCGCCGCCGTCGCCGCCGaagctgccgccgccgccggaagaagcgtcgtcgtcgtcgttgcTAA